DNA from Gambusia affinis linkage group LG06, SWU_Gaff_1.0, whole genome shotgun sequence:
GCGGTGGCTGTCACCCTGTGTGAGGTGAACTTTGGCCCGGAGACGATGCTGGAGGAGGCGGGCCGAGGCTCCGCGCTGACGGACAAACTGAAGCTGCTCTGCGCCTACCTACAGCAGAGGTCAGTACCACCGAACCCGGCCACACAGGGGGTTAGTTaagtatataaataaacatttatgcaaCCGTTCAAATTAAATAACCATGTTTATGgatccaaaataaatacaaatgacGAGGTGTAAGTGTGCGCGAGACAAAAGAACATGGTTAGATTAGCATAAACTTTAGCTCAAACTAGCTAAAGctaatgttttcatcattttaaatatatttctttaaatgtaaaatcagatAAATTCTAGAAATTTCAACTCCTGTTCAGACGACTTGTCCGATCTTTGGCtgaaatcagacttttttttctgtgtgcgCCTACACTTCTGGATTAACCGTTTTCGTTCCCAAAGCTACACGCATGCGCAGTCGAAGAACGTTGACGTCACCTAGTAGCGCTCTGTTTACGGAAGTAATAACGGCTCCTGGTGTTTGTGGGTCGATTTTACAGTTTATTCAGCAATGGCAGCCTAATGTATAGTCGCAagataataacaaaatgaagaaagcaaataaaagcatatttaatcATTAtcaatgataaataataaaataattattataagtaaatcatattattattattattattattattattattattattattattattattattattattattattattattataacactGTTAAATTATTTGTTCCTATAATTTTTTGGTTTCCTGTGGTcctttaaagtgtttcttttattaattcatcAAACTTTCTTAAGGATTTTTAAACCTGGTCCCTTTTTCACTCATTTAGAGTCTGAATTTTCAGAGGAATAATGACACAGCTTCCGCTGCAACCCACAAGTTGCTCGTGTTGTCTAGTTGCTAGTGTGTGAGGAATGatacttaaaaaatgtaaaaaaaaaaggttcaacaataaaaaacaatccaaaaggaattaaagacaaaacaaaaccccaaagtaaaaaatgaaGCAAGTCAAATCAGAAGGGAAAAACTCTTTCATTATGTGAATGATTGAGAATCGTTTCCCTCTCATAGGACGGCATccctccaggttctggtccaggtccAGAGGGACTTTGAGTCCAGCGTTGAGGACTTGCTGCAGGGTCTGGACGGGCTCTGGACCCAGATGGAGGAGCTGCACGCTGGAGTGACACTCACCAAAAACGACAGCCAGGGCAGCAGAGACCTGACTTTGGTTCAGGAAGACGCCGAGGTAAGCAGCACTGACTGCTGCTTAATTAAcagtaattaacattttatcattAATTATCTTCTCACTTTGTGTCCCAGAGCTTGGTGTCAGTGTTGGCTCAGTACCGGACCAAACTGCAGTCCTGTCAGGCTCACCTGAAAAGCTGCACTCAGCTCCTACAGGTGCAGCTTTCCTCCCAACGCAACAAGTCTTTGATATTTTCAGGGGGTTTTTTTGGctgaaagtgttttgttttgcttcatcaGGAACTGACCTGGAGTCACTCTCACATCAGTACCAAGGTGAACAGCGGCTGCGAGTCTGTCTGGCCTGAGCTTTTGCTTCAGTCCAACATCGAACAGGTACTTTAAACTTTGATAGAAAAGATGATTAGATTTATTCAGGGTGTCAGGGCAtccttaaaatatcttaaattcattttaaaataaatctaagttAGCTTTAAATACATTATTCCCAAGTCCTAGATTTTGTGATCCTAGATTAATCTCGTATATACTATATAGCTTTTTTTGTCATaagatttttgaaaagaaaggaGGAGTAAAACTAGCTAGCGAGCTAACTACAAAAAAGCAAGCTAGCAACTCACTTTTTTCCATCTATCATGGTTTAATTTATCACCCGTTTGCTGGATGATGTTTGTCTTTGCCATTGGGCCACTTCTGTCGCCAACCCAGATGATGCTGGCTGTTAATGTAGCCTTGCTAGCTAGCAGATGCATATTAGTAGCAGTTTAAACAGAGGGAGGCGAAAGAATTTTATAATcgaatacaaaataaatgtaatgattATGTGCAATCATTATATTTCTAGTGAAGATAAATGTCTTTATACTGATGATTCGAAAGATCCAAAAACTGAAGTGCAGTTGTGATTTCTGATTTaaagattaatatttcaaaaggaTCAAATACAGTTAATGTTGTAAGGATTAGAGGAATAAACAGGAGGGAGGAGATAATTAGAAATATAATAAGAACTGGTCACAGTTTTCTGAATGGCACTCTTTTTAAGATGGAGAAACATCTAACTGGTTTGTGTAATTGGTGTGATACTGTAGAAACGatggaacatgtttttattagctgtaggAAATATGTGAGTCAAAGAAGATTACTGAAAATGGAAATAGGTTTTAATAGAGAATTGAAATTTGAGAATGTGGTTGCTCAGTAATGAAGGAAAAGGGAAGATCCAACAAATGGCAGTAGTGCAACAATAATGGATGCAAGCTGCCgttaaaatttaaagatgaaGAGGGAGGCGAAACTCCACTGCCAGTTCGCTCGCTTGTTGCATCTGTCAATTTATCACCACTTGGCTGGACAACATGCTCCTCCACCGCTGGAGCGGTTTTGTTGCTACATTCATTCTGTACCAAAATCCAAGGCTATAggttaaatttcattcataatggtcttaaaaggtcttaaatttgattcttaatagtcttaaaaagtcttaaatttgagttgcaACAGAAACCTTGTTATTTAAACCATCTAAAACTCATTTCTTCCTGCAGTTTGACAAAGTTCAGGAGAATTTCAGCTCTCTGGAGCAACAGACTGCCACCTTTAAGACCCACCTGGAGGGACTTGGAATAGACCATCAAGACGAACCTGTCGGGCCGCTCGCTGCTGCTAACAGAACCGATGCTGTTCCCTCCCTGCAAAACCCCCTTCATATTGTGGATTTGCCTCTGAGGACCTCAACCCCCATAGGAACGAAGAAATACTCCCATTTATCGCTGCGCGAGAGGTCGGCACTCAAGTTCTCCTCCACGATGGGATGCTTACCCAAACCTGGAAAgaagaaatgattttatttaccTGAAAGATTCATTTTAACTCATGTTTTATAATTAGAactgatttaatttataaaatgtgttgcagATGTTGATCATCTGCTGGCTGCCTCTgaattaagtatttatttttacgttgttttctttgtacagGATGCAGCTTGTGTATATTTCTATCCATAACTCAGCTTCAGTGATGTCAGTTTATCAGCAGGTGCAGAGAATGTTTTGAACACTAGGGGGCAGACTTACACCGGATGTTACAACGATGCACCTCTTTGTTCTGGGACAGTCGAGCATTTCTTCaagaataaatgtgaaaaagcgttgattaattctttttaaactaaaataaaaaagagaaaatgctaTTTACTGATTTGCTCTAAAACCACACAATGAGTTTCAAGCtaagaaagttttaaagaaaatattttcagcacaTTTTCCCCATAAGaagtgagaaaatatttttattcacgATGGAACTCTAAGCagtttatgattttcttttaattaattttaaatctgtattttatggTCCTTGCTTGCAGCAGTTTGAgatttatgtaaatgtaaaattaaattattaattaattcaaatttgtgtttcttgtattgctttaaagtattttttcatcaaactttCAAAAGATTTTTGGAAACCTGGTCACTTTTTGGAGTCTGAATTTTGACAGGAATGTTGCTCCTCTGACCTACAAATTGCTTATGTTGTCGTAATTGCTGAATCCAAGCAATCTGCAGAGTCAAGCAACTTAGAGACggtgcttaaaaaaataagaaagaaaggtTTAACACTAAAAagagtcagaaaacaaaacaaaatcctaaagtaacaaatgaatgtaaaaacattttcaaataaacagaacataacaaaatgtgacagCGCCACGGTTGTGACATAACCATTAAGATCTTGTgatgaactgaagaaaaatggattaaaacaaCAAGATACAATCAGAAAACTACtacagaaaatgtataaaagtaaacaaaaatataatctaAATACACAATAGAGCACATAAACTTAACTTTTATTgcaatcaaaaatgaaaagacttAGTAGTAAATTAATTTCCTGCCAGGTCTCCGGTCTTGCCCAACATGCTGTTATGAACGGAACCAAGAActgaatcagaaaacatcaGGGATGTGATTCACTAGCAGTTCTGTTCCCCGCCACTAGGTGGCACGGCAGGAtaagacagagacagaaaacagaagaaaaacctgATCTGTAGCTCAATGGTCGTTGTGGTTTATGTAGCTGGTGACGCAAATAAATGTTCCTGGATTTTAACCAGGCTGGAAATTGATAATAAATAcagaatgaaaattattaaaacttttagcTGGTGGGAGAATAAACCAAGTGTGGCGCTCTCAACCTGGTTGAGCTTCTGCTCAACTTTAAACtgacattttatgattttaatcaaGACTGTTTGAGACACATAAACCTCTAAAACCTCCAGGAGAATCTaaaccagattttaaaaataacagattcCTTTGACTTTACttgactgcaaaaacacaaagtctcacCTAGTAATTTTATCTTGTTTCCACTGcaaatatcttttaaataaagacaaaactaacatacaagtaaTATTTCATCAACATATAGAAGCTTGTTCGGAGCCAACAATTTCTTAATCTTGaacaaaatattagattttccataaataagatattttcctcataagtgaaaaaatcttAACCtaactaaaatcttttttaatcaaaaatgagaaattagagttaaaacaaaatactatATCTCACTGaacagttagttttgtcttatttcatgtgtactgagatatttgcattcgaaactaaacaaaaattaagaagtttttgtttttgcagtgtagttttAATCCAAAAGAggaacattttgctgaaaaaaattaaacttttaaaactatttaaaaactgaaaggtgATACAATGTCCAcataaacaaatctgttttgagTGTAAAGTTGGCTGCTGAAATGAGCAGCAAACCAAATGTTACAATCATCgtctttgttttttgattaGATTTGGACACGTacctctgcttcagcacacttGGATCAAATAACGGCGTCATTATCACGGCGTGTTGCAACCTGATGTCATACTGAGGGGTCCGGTGCCAAAAACTGGAGTTTCAGGCTCATtatctggagttttttttttttatgttgctggaGTCCGACATGTTTCAGAGTAAAATCTgatcaggattttatttgttattttttaaaaaaaaaaaagcttaaaccTCATCTGTTTTGAATGACAAACTCTAAAAGAACCCATTGTTTTGaagttcacattttgttctcCACTGTTTGTAAAAAACAGCCCAAGCCCTTAGAGAAAAAATAACACCCAGTTGGTTTTTAGATCATTTcctggtgtctggaaaatgagccgtttcaaaaacctccagaatgtaacaATACGTtctgctgttacctagcaacctccgCTGGGCCCatcgccgttacctagcaacccaagctgagctccaccACATTTGGTCAgttggttttactgctgtataaTGGTTGCTctttgttgacttaccattcagaaacctcttgctgcattcttattggctgtgcaggaggttctactaatgcttttcaaaactgtgcagttgtataattgcgcattttcatgtgcgagtttaaacattcagcttttttgaatttaaagtgacaggagatCCTTAAGCATTCTGAGAAGAGTTTGAACTAAGCAaactaaaatgtcattttttttagaatgattttgtgaaataaaagtttactgaacatgttttgtataggccataAACCTAACCTGTTCAACAAAGCATAATATGTCACCTTTAATAAACCACATTGTCTAGTATCTGATCTTTTTTATAATGTCTTGCccattctgagttttttttttgcaggaattGCTCCCTGGCTAcgttatgtatttttttccctcagcttaaatatttttcattcctTTCGTCCATCTTTGTCAGCGTCAGACGAAGTAACTGAAGCAGCCTGCGTTGTTTAAAACAGGGATCCGAGACTGAGGAGGGAGGAAAGCAGAAAGGGGGGCAGTAGAGGTCAGCGCCGGAAGCGTTTCTGTTATTACTAAAAACTGAGCAGCCCTCTAGACCTTTACGAAAGGCACGAATGCCTTTGATCCATATTCAATTACCCTTGCAGCCGGTACCACATCTTAGGCGAACAAGCGGACATAGTTTTCACCAGCAGATTCCTTTTCAGGCCGGAGAATAAAAGAGCTGTAATTGGCATGTGGTAATTAATGGCAGCCGTTAGGCAACAGTTGTGCGGACTCTGTACAGTACGCATGCCACAGATGTCATTCGACCATGGACTTGGCGGCCATCTGCCGGATCGTGCATCTGTCCGATTCCCTCAAACTGAGAGTCGGAGCAGTGGGGAGGACCTCGGATGAAAGGACTGAGAGCTGTCAAAACACCAAAGACACAAATCTGTCTGCTGCTTCTAGTTAAGTCAGGGCCGTTTCGAGCTTTCTGGGAGCCCTGAGTTGATCCCACTACAGTGGAGAGATTCATAACCCTCTACAAAGAGTCCGCACACCctataaaatgcttaaaaagtctcaaattaattaaaaaaaaaggtaaattgGCCTCAAATAAGTTGATGGCAGGTTTTAAATGTTGTGGTGGCAGGAATATTTAATCTTGTGATATatgaaaaaatagttttttgtgtCAGGAAAACATTTGAGTCACTTTTTCATTGCATTCTGTGACTTGAGGCTATtgaggctaatgctaactgggtgctaatatacccttgctagctagcaaAGCTATGTTAACAGCTATGGAAGGTAGTGGATACAGAGTGAGGAGAGAACTAGCAACCTAAAAAGCTACCtagctaaaaaataaaccacCCAGCTAGCTAGCATGTGTACTTTTTTGTGTCTATCATGGCTGAAGTGCAAATTTATCTTCAGTTGGCATTCATCTTCACCATGGGATCATTTCTGTTTCCAACCCACATGACTGTAGCTGCTAATATAGCCTTGCTAACtatcaaagttattttaacaGCTATATATGTTGTGGATAAATAGTGTGGAGAAAACTAGTGGCCTAACAAAAGCCAACTAGCTAAAAAAGTGACCCAGCAAGCTAGGGAGTTCGGTTTCCATCCATCATGGTTTAAGTCCAAATTTATTGCCCCTTGGCTGGATGACATTCATCTTTGCCATTGGATCGCTTCTGCTGCCAACCCAAAAGATGCTAGCTGCTAGCATAGGTAGACTAGCAGTCATATATGCAGTGGAAACAGTGGGAGAAGAAAAACTAGGTAGGAGTTAACTAGCTAAAATAATCAAGCTAGCTAGGAAGCTCTTCTGTTACCAACATTTATCTTGTCCAAAAATGCTTGGCACCACAGGGGTTTAAGactatttattttgtacatttatgatgtgatacaggtcttaaattttatttataatattctttaaatggttttaaaaagttttaaatttgagttggtgaaacttGTAGAGACCTTGCTTTGGATGATCCACAAAAATGACATAATCTGTCATATTGTACAAGAAAACAATTACAAACTGCACATTAAATTACACATCTTGAAGTAaattaaactgataaaaactacaagatattttaattttcctgaGATGAGGCTCAACATGCAGCTTTGGTGCCCCCTGGTGGCTAGTcaagaaaacacagaataaacaaTCAGACTTTAGATCTTCTTTATGAAGTATTCTAATGAATGAATATGACTGGGAAGAGATTATTTGATGATAAATTGAGAAAAGGCAGGAATTCACTAAACAATCTCTATCCAAAGCAACTGGAGCCTCATCTTGCTGCAGTTTCCAGCTTTGGCCAGTAGGGGGACGAGCCCCAGAGGAGAAGCCCACAGCATCAGCTTTCTGCTTATTGTCAAAGTGTGCAAATGAAATTACCACGGGCTTTGTTTAGCTACACTAAAACACTGATAACTGGTTTCCTTGCTGCTCCAGTCCTGCAGGAGAGGCTGGTTCAAAGCCAGCTTAAGTGTGTGTTGTTTGAGAAAATATGGTTCATGGCAGAGGTCAATCCTTCGACTTATCCCGACAATTACTCAAGATCGGGTTTCACTGGTGTTACACGTAGCACACATCTGATTCCTGATCCCTCTGCTGATGACACTGTGAGGCAGTAAAAGTGATATAAACAAACTAAACCCCTTAACAGCTCAGCACGCTGCTTAAAATCTGTTCTTAAAATCCACTGTGAACTACAAAACTAAAGCTTCAGATTAAAAGTAGAGCACACCAAACTCCAAAGAGGGTTAAATTAAGAGAAATTGAAGAAATCAGCATTTCAttcaaaatgattattttcgTAATTAATAATTCTGActgtaaatctgattaaaaacttGGTTCCTCCTGTTGAACCACTTACGCTTCTCTTATACATTAAATGCTATGAACATACAATTTTTTATAAGTGTTAATTTATCAAAACTAAATCAGTGTTTAATGTATTTCTCAACAATCTGACCTCTCTAAGATATTCCTTGAAACTATACCATTAACAAAAGGGACAGTGGCTTTATGGTTATGAAACTTTGTTATGCTAACGTTTACTCATGTAGTTTTCACtattatgtttgtgtttattattcttaaaCATTCTGTTCAATTTGCATGTTGTATCTATACATAAGCCCGTAGCTGTACAATAAAAAActagaaaaggaaaagaatgttttttttttgaaacactGAATGTTAGCTAATGCTAgtaagctagcattagcttacTACCATTCAACATTAGTTAATAGTGTCATAATAGCTAACTGGAGATAATGTAATTTGTTATACTGACgttagttagttagttggtTGATTAGTTAGTTGGTTAGTCAGTTAGCGAAAACTAAACTTTTATGCTATAATTAGCTTGTGTGCCAGAATTAGCTAACATACCAGATATATAGCACCAGATCAGCTAaccatgacaaaaataaaacggcAAAGGCATCTTTAGAAGACAATGGTGGAAATATGGCTTTGTTGTGACaggatttttagttttcaataCAAAATGACTATTTCTTTAAGCCAACttctcatttcttattttttttcttccaggcattcagaatttattttttgaagcagTTTGTAGCAACATTTCTCCAGATGTTTGGAATATATTTCAATTGATGTATCACCATTTGTCTTTGATCTTTTCAGGAACAAGTTGTGTCTTTATTTCCTTCTGCTGATAACAGATAGTAtaattgtgcatttttaaactttttttgctAAGTTGTCTGCTAGGTAAACAAACCTGAATTATCCATTAAGCATTGAGAACGTTTTATACCTCAATGATTCAGACTTAAGTGACTAAGCAAACAATAAACTTCAAAAACAGAGCAGGCAtggagtgaaaatgaaaaaggccAGAAATTAACTCTGATAGCAGTATTAGTCAAGATTACTTTATAAGGATTATTAAAAAGTCACTATTTTTAGCTGCGAAGGTTTAACAGTGAATTTGAATCAGCTCTGCGCAGCCTGGGGGCTTAATGCTTGTTTTACTTAATCATAAAAGTGATATTTTAGCTTCATTGGATGCCAGATATGAGGCTTTGCACAAAGAGCAAAAGGATCACCCGCGGCGTGCATGGTTGCTATTAAAGGGCCGGACAGAGCAAAACGAAGAGTCGTGCCACCTTTAACCGGAGGCTGTTTGAACGGACAGCTGCACACTGagacaaaacatcaaaacaccAGCCACAGATGTACGCAATTAGCAACATGGTAGACATTTGGAGAGCAAAAGGTCCATAAACTCGCAACTTATTACGGCTGATCTGACGTGGCCGGAGGGGAGTTTGAACCCAGAATGTTAATGGGCTTTTAGTTTGGTTTGAAAAGCTCCAACATCCAGGCTTTAATGTCAAAGAAAGCTTAACGGCTCTTAAAATCTTCCTAATGCAAGATCTCCACTCCGACATAAATATCATCCCAGACAGtccatgcatgtgtgtgtgaaaatggTGTGTGTAAATGCACACTTAGGGGGGAAACGGCACAATTAGTCCGGGGGGAGTCAATGAGTGCCGCACTCAACATGTTTCCAATCTTTAGGAAATGCTAAGCTTcctgtttgtgtaaatattttcttattttgtgttccAAGAGAGCAGGGAAAATTAATCACGCCTGACCTCCCTGCCCTCCGGTTTTTCCATCCCTTGGACGACGCTCTCCTTGGAGGTAGAAATCAGTCTGCTGCCCGGAAAGGTTCAGGGATGGACTAGCTGGTCACTAACTGTGtctccattgaccataaaattacgcaaattggaattacaaaaataaatttgcttaattttaaaaactacgTTGCACTTGAGGTGTTGTTTCAATTGCTCCTGACAACAGTCCAAGTTGGTTTTTTGGCTATACGTTAATGCTTTGTagtgtttcaaaaacttttgtAATGT
Protein-coding regions in this window:
- the si:ch211-151h10.2 gene encoding uncharacterized protein si:ch211-151h10.2 isoform X1 — translated: MAWSQIQLPSHPKGQRAAGLEGNGGWEWTSKPMRHEREDGEGAAGDNQQQWTTLNSLIEILSEAQPGGRFWSRTLKTFCCFAPVAAVWFFCQLGALPGPALPEEDACCRLLLLCLLWAVLAGGIYALKGCLQPEPNRQEPPQRKQQLVEPEISKNLNSCPLSGPALVWTPEASVPLTRALTDSLLLCVLQEPLQDPAVSHIEALRSRLQAVAVTLCEVNFGPETMLEEAGRGSALTDKLKLLCAYLQQRTASLQVLVQVQRDFESSVEDLLQGLDGLWTQMEELHAGVTLTKNDSQGSRDLTLVQEDAESLVSVLAQYRTKLQSCQAHLKSCTQLLQELTWSHSHISTKVNSGCESVWPELLLQSNIEQFDKVQENFSSLEQQTATFKTHLEGLGIDHQDEPVGPLAAANRTDAVPSLQNPLHIVDLPLRTSTPIGTKKYSHLSLRERSALKFSSTMGCLPKPGKKK
- the si:ch211-151h10.2 gene encoding uncharacterized protein si:ch211-151h10.2 isoform X2; the encoded protein is MAWSQIQLPSHPKGQRAAGLEGNGGWEWTSKPMRHEREDGEGAAGDNQQQWTTLNSLIEILSEAQPGGRFWSRTLKTFCCFAPVAAVWFFCQLGALPGPALPEEDACCRLLLLCLLWAVLAGGIYALKGCLQPEPNREPPQRKQQLVEPEISKNLNSCPLSGPALVWTPEASVPLTRALTDSLLLCVLQEPLQDPAVSHIEALRSRLQAVAVTLCEVNFGPETMLEEAGRGSALTDKLKLLCAYLQQRTASLQVLVQVQRDFESSVEDLLQGLDGLWTQMEELHAGVTLTKNDSQGSRDLTLVQEDAESLVSVLAQYRTKLQSCQAHLKSCTQLLQELTWSHSHISTKVNSGCESVWPELLLQSNIEQFDKVQENFSSLEQQTATFKTHLEGLGIDHQDEPVGPLAAANRTDAVPSLQNPLHIVDLPLRTSTPIGTKKYSHLSLRERSALKFSSTMGCLPKPGKKK